In a genomic window of Deinococcus ruber:
- a CDS encoding glycoside hydrolase family 19 protein, producing the protein MKLTSLLIAKLAYPGMPAVLVETWATKLGAACEDAGIDTPQRLSHFLAQVTHESEGFRWMVELWGPTPAQIRYEGRLDLGNTQPGDGFRYRGRGPMMLTGRGNYRTVGQRIGYPLEQQPELASQIGVGSLVACDYWNAHRLNTMADLGGLTMVPAITRIVNGGLNNLDDRQQRYRLAAKALGI; encoded by the coding sequence ATGAAACTGACTTCCCTTCTGATCGCCAAGCTCGCGTATCCGGGCATGCCTGCTGTGCTGGTGGAGACCTGGGCCACGAAGCTCGGCGCGGCCTGCGAGGACGCAGGGATCGACACGCCGCAGCGCCTGAGTCACTTCCTCGCCCAGGTGACGCACGAGTCGGAGGGCTTCCGGTGGATGGTGGAACTGTGGGGGCCGACGCCCGCCCAGATTCGCTATGAAGGTCGCCTGGATCTGGGGAACACCCAGCCGGGCGACGGGTTCCGGTACCGGGGCCGCGGGCCGATGATGCTCACCGGGCGCGGGAATTACCGCACCGTCGGGCAGCGCATCGGGTACCCGCTCGAACAGCAGCCGGAGCTGGCTTCACAGATCGGCGTCGGCAGTCTGGTGGCCTGCGATTACTGGAACGCACACCGACTGAACACCATGGCGGATCTGGGCGGGCTGACGATGGTCCCGGCCATCACGCGCATCGTCAACGGCGGGCTGAACAATCTCGATGACCGGCAGCAACGCTATCGACTGGCCGCGAAAGCGCTGGGCATCTGA
- a CDS encoding DUF6527 family protein: MPTEIDLKRTVRAVRNRIEGGLDGPDISQPGEMTPYIQMIDGALLPGGFTLFCPGCAERVSLPTAGPGPHWAATGDLDAGTLTLTPSIWHSNGCGWHGYLTNGVFSPV; the protein is encoded by the coding sequence ATGCCCACTGAAATCGACCTCAAGCGCACTGTGCGGGCTGTACGCAACCGCATTGAAGGCGGGCTGGACGGCCCAGACATTTCTCAGCCGGGCGAGATGACGCCATACATCCAGATGATCGATGGCGCATTACTGCCGGGCGGCTTCACGCTCTTCTGCCCTGGTTGTGCAGAGCGTGTGAGCCTGCCCACGGCTGGCCCCGGCCCACACTGGGCAGCGACTGGCGACCTCGATGCGGGCACGCTGACCCTGACACCAAGCATCTGGCACAGCAACGGCTGCGGCTGGCACGGCTACCTCACGAACGGCGTCTTTTCACCCGTCTAA